One window from the genome of Podospora pseudocomata strain CBS 415.72m chromosome 6, whole genome shotgun sequence encodes:
- a CDS encoding hypothetical protein (EggNog:ENOG503NX2I; COG:S), producing MTAEQQIPKIKLVRIAHVYYTHADLDKAREFLADFGFTVADDRGDTVYFKGYGTEPFVYCATKGAENEFGGAGFVVESLEDLELASKTLPKATPVHDSDAPGGGKRVTFRDPVDDFPFHLVYGQTPVEKSAHLPELEYNFPENKHRPVNKTQRFKKAPAAVHKLGHVGCCVTNFAKAFEFYTTRFNLKPSDIIHEPNGKDVSTFLHLDRGMEQVDHHTWFFFEGPKYHVHHSSFEVHDFDIQSLGHQWLRDKGYDLVWGVGRHVLGSQIFDYW from the exons ATGACGGCCGAGCAGCAGATTCCCAAGATCAAGCTTGTGCGTATTGCACATGTGTACTACACCCATGCCGATCTCGACAAGGCACGCGAGTTTTTGGCCGACTTCGGCTTCACGGTAGCCGACGACAGAGGTGATACAGTATACTTCAAGGGCTATGGGACCGAGCCCTTTGTATACTGTGCCACCAAGGGCGCCGAAAATGagtttggtggtgctggatttgttgttgagtccctggaggatttggagctCGCCTCCAAGACTCTTCCCAAGGCGACCCCAGTCCACGATTCCGATGCGCCCGGTGGCGGCAAGCGCGTAACCTTCAGAGATCCTGTCGATgacttccccttccacctgGTGTATGGGCAAACCCCCGTCGAAAAGTCAGCACACCTGCCCGAGCTGGAGTACAACTTCCCCGAGAACAAGCATCGGCCCGTCAACAAGACACAACGGTTCAAGAAGGCACCAGCGGCCGTTCACAAGTTGGGCCATGTTGGGTGTTGCGTGACCAACTTTGCCAAGGCGTTCGAGTTCTACACCACTCGGTTCAACCTCAAGCCGAGCGACATCATCCACGAGCCCAACGGGAAGGACGTCTCTACTTTCCTTCATTTGGACAGGGGGATGGAACAGGTCGATCATCACACTTGGTTCTTCTTTGAAG GGCCCAAATACCACGTCCACCACTCGAGCTTCGAGGTACACGATTTCGATATTCAGTCGTTGGGCCACCAATGGCTTCGGGACAAGGGCTACGACTTGGTGTGGGGTGTTGGCAGACATGTGCTTGGGTCGCAGATTTTCGATTACTGGTGA
- a CDS encoding hypothetical protein (EggNog:ENOG503NXHH; COG:C; COG:H) produces the protein MANEIIKTDLLIVGAGPAGAALACFLSSYGRKGIIISAASGTAHTPRAHITNMAALECLRDIGLDRQCIDAGAAGNHMVHTRWCHSMAGDEYARLYSWGNDPKRKGDYDAASPCDHVDLPQTELEPILTRRAIHTGWTLRFDTSFVSFTRPEPDVIISEVKDNLSGKTYKIQSRFLFGCDGARSQVIRELKIPLIKKPGQGLALNVLLKADLSHLVKNRTGNLHWVFQPEKEHPAWGWACIVRMVRPWDEWMFIFLPPPGADVKGDDMIASNEEYIARVKQFIGDESVDVEIKDVSKWMINETVAEYYSDGNIFCLGDAVHRHPPFNGLGSNTCIQDAFNLAWKLDYVMSRRAGPSLLDTYSTERQPVGVDIITRANQGLRDHALWMKSIGMLEPDLEKRKAILAEFEDKGEVGRKRRQEFQAGIENTGTEFHGLGIEMNQQYRSNAVYHGDEPEAPALPEDAVRERLISSYPGMRLPHAWLNTRKPGKQFSTIDLAGHGRFCLLTGPGGHKWKEAAANAAEAVGVDIVSYSIGWKEDYEDVYFDWAKRREVEEDGCVLVRPDRFVAWRSKSMISNPQEKLEKVLRKVLCL, from the exons ATGGCCAAcgagatcatcaagaccGACCTCCTCATTGTTGGAGCAGGCCCTGCGGGTGCTGCTCTGGCATGCTTCCTCTCATCCTATGGGCGCAAAGGAATCATCATTTCGGCCGCTTCTGGCACGGCGCATACGCCCAGAGCTCATATCACCAACATGGCTGCCCTGGAATGCCTGAGAGACATTGGACTGGACCGGCAATGCATCGATGCAGGCGCTGCGGGGAACCATATGGTGCACACAAGATGGTGCCATTCCATGGCCGGCGATGAATACGCCAGGCTCTATTCTTGGGGCAACGATCCGAAACGCAAG GGTGACTATGATGCGGCAAGCCCTTGTGACCACGTCGACCTTCCTCAGACCGAACTCGAGCCAATTCTCACGCGGAGAGCAATCCATACTGGCTGGACCTTGCGATTCGACACCTCCTTTGTGTCGTTCACGCGTCCTGAGCCAGACGTTATCATCAGCGAAGTCAAAGACAACCTTTCTGGCAAAACGTACAAGATCCAGTCACGCTTTCTGTTTGGCTGCGACGGCGCCCGCAGCCAAGTCATCCGCGAGCTCAAGATTCCCCTCATCAAGAAACCTGGGCAAGGATTGGCACTCAACGTGCTCCTCAAGGCCGATCTTTCACATCTCGTCAAGAACCGAACCGGAAATCTACACTGGGTCTTCCAGCCGGAGAAGGAACATCcagcttggggttgggccTGCATTGTCCGAATGGTTCGGCCGTGGGACGAATGGATGTTTATctttctcccaccccccggTGCCGATGTCAAGGGTGACGACATGATTGCTTCGAACGAAGAGTACATTGCCCGGGTCAAACAGTTCATCGGGGACGAGTCGGTTGATGTCGAGATCAAGGACGTGAGCAAATGGATGATCAATGAGACGGTTGCGGAGTATTATTCAGATGGAAACATCTTTTGCTTGGGCGATGCTGTCCACCGCCATCCACCATTCAACGGTCTGGGGTCCAACACTTGCATCCAGGATGCTTTCAACCTGGCATGGAAGCTCGATTACGTCATGTCTCGCCGCGCAGGTCCCAGCCTCCTCGATACCTACAGCACCGAGCGTCAACCGGTTGGTGTAGATATCATCACCCGGGCCAACCAAGGTCTTCGCGACCATGCATTGTGGATGAAGTCTATCGGCATGTTGGAACCCGatttggagaagaggaaagcTATTctggccgagtttgaggacAAGGGCGAAGTTGGCAGGAAGAGGCGACAAGAGTTCCAAGCGGGCATCGAGAACACGGGCACCGAATTCCATGGGTTAGGCATCGAGATGAACCAACAGTATCGGTCGAATGCCGTGTATCATGGGGATGAGCCAGAAGCTCCGGCTCTGCCTGAGGACGCTGTGCGTGAACGTCTCATCTCCAGCTACCCAGGCATGAGGTTACCCCACGCCTGGTTGAACACACGGAAGCCGGGCAAGCAGTTCTCGACTATTGATCTTGCTGGCCATGGGCGGTTCTGTCTTCTCACCGGGCCTGGTGGCCACAAGTGGAAGGAAGCTGCGGCCaacgccgccgaggccgtGGGGGTGGACATTGTGAGTTACTCGATTGGCTGGAAGGAGGACTATGAGGATGTCTATTTTGACTGGGCGAAGCgcagggaggtggaggaggacggttGTGTGTTGGTTCGCCCAGATAGGTTCGTTGCTTGGCGGTCAAAGTCCATGATTTCGAACCCGCAGGAAAAGCTGGAAAAGGTCTTGCGGAAAGTCTTGTGTCTTTAA
- a CDS encoding hypothetical protein (COG:Q; EggNog:ENOG503NUFV), whose translation MGVLLLAGGAALALSILYILLFTGKRDPRLPPGPPTLPLIGNLHQIPTKRTHLQFAKWAKQYGEIYSLKFGPGTSIVISSPRLIKQLVDKKSQLYSRRPPSHVADLIAQGDHLLLMQYSDRWRTCRKLVHQYFMEGMVAKQHVKVVNAEAVQMLHDFVTEPKGHMKHPKRFSNSIIMSLIYGTRTPSIKTEHMVRLYSLMENWSKVMEAGNTPPVDIFPFLKLVPEGLLGNWRSRAKNVGKEMTELYSEWVEKGIQRHRDLGGRDCFLDKVLDQGLEKLDLDKHGLYFLCGTVMEGGSDTTSSLIIAFIHAMTKWPEVLKKAQEQIDAVVGEDRTPTWEDYEKLPYIAACVKEAHRWRPVTPLAFPHSLAEDDWVDGMYLPKGSDIFINAFGMHMDEKRFPNPDVFNPDNYEGYTALASELAGGDYNNRDHYGYGSGRRICPGIHLAERNLFLAVAKLVWAFNIGPGLDASGREIPPDVSHETGYCSGFLVCAEDFPATITLRSEARKATILREYAAARAEVFSQYELPKE comes from the coding sequence ATgggcgtcctcctcctcgccggcggcgccgccctcgccctctccatcctctacatcctcctcttcaccggCAAACGGGACCCACGTCTCCCACCCggccccccaaccctccccctaaTCGGCAACCTCCATCAGATCCCCACCAAGCGCACCCACCTCCAATTCGCCAAATGGGCCAAACAATACGGCGAGATCTACTCCCTCAAGTTCGGCCCCGGAACCTCCATCGTCatttcttctcctcgcctGATCAAACAGCTCGTCGACAAAAAGTCCCAGCTCTACTCTCGCCGCCCGCCCAGCCATGTAGCCGATCTCATCGCCCAAGGTGATCACCTCTTACTCATGCAGTACTCCGACCGCTGGAGGACATGCCGCAAGCTAGTCCACCAGTACTTCATGGAGGGCATGGTAGCGAAGCAGCACGTCAAAGTTGTCAACGCGGAGGCGGTGCAGATGCTGCATGATTTTGTTACGGAGCCGAAAGGGCATATGAAGCATCCAAAGAGGTTCAGCAACAGTATCATCATGAGTTTGATCTACGGGACGAGGACACCAAGTATCAAGACGGAGCATATGGTTCGGTTGTATAGTCTTATGGAGAACTGGAGCAAGGTTATGGAGGCGGGGAATACACCACCCGTGGACATCTTTCCTTTCCTGAAGCTGGTGCCGGAGGGTTTGCTGGGGAATTGGAGGTCGAGGGCGAAGAATGTGGGCAAGGAGATGACAGAGTTGTATTCGGAGtgggtggagaaggggattCAACGGCATAGGGATCTGGGAGGGCGGGATTGTTTTCTGGACAAGGTTTTGGAtcaggggttggagaagctggatTTGGACAAGCATGGGTTGTACTTTTTGTGCGGgacggtgatggagggggggtcGGATACGACGAGCTCGTTGATTATTGCTTTTATTCATGCCATGACCAAGTGGCCGGAGGTGCTCAAGAAGGCGCAGGAGCAGATTGAtgctgtggttggggaggacaGGACGCCGACTTGGGAGGATTATGAGAAGCTGCCGTACATTGCGGCCTGTGTGAAGGAGGCGCATCGGTGGAGGCCGGTGACGCCGTTGGCGTTCCCTCATTCGTTGGCGGAGGATGATTGGGTTGATGGGATGTACTTGCCCAAGGGGAGTGATATCTTTATCAATGCTTTTGGGATGCATATGGATGAGAAGAGGTTTCCCAACCCGGATGTGTTCAACCCAGATAACTACGAGGGGTACACGGCGTTGGCGTCGGAGTTGGCTGGCGGTGATTACAACAACCGGGATCATTATGGGTATggcagtgggaggaggatttgccCTGGCATTCACTTGGCCGAGAGGAACTTGTTTTTGGCGGTTGCCAAGTTGGTGTGGGCTTTTAACATTGGGCCTGGGCTGGATGCCTCCGGGAGGGAGATCCCACCAGATGTCAGCCATGAAACTGGATACTGCTCAGGTTTCTTGGTGTGCGCGGAGGACTTTCCAGCTACTATCACACTGAGATCAGAGGCACGAAAGGCGACGATTTTGAGAGAGTATGCTGCTGCCAGGGCAGAGGTGTTTTCTCAGTACGAGCTACCGAAGGAGTAG
- a CDS encoding hypothetical protein (EggNog:ENOG503P3R3; COG:Q) has translation MSFRVQKAAAASFQRLVRFVNAQGSTKFGDLKTRPTGVSLAGAEVEVLEGDVGNGFRGTGKIDKIQKLLCPLPQVHAIMCIGLNYQKHATEANLRVAPYPVLFTKPADALAGPNEDIPVHPDAQSMLDYEGELTVVVGKDAKNVPEPDALKYVLGYTVGNDISARYFQLPETSGGQFCYAKSFDKFCPIGPCIVSPGLIPDPQKLQLVTKVNGQVRQQTETSDMIFSVAKIISHLSRGRTLRRGTVIQTGTPSGVGLFMEPKGFLKNGDVVEVSIDGLGSISNKMVFE, from the exons ATGTCTTTCCGCGTTCAGAAGGCAGCAGCCGCATCATTTCAACGGCTTGTGAGGTTTGTCAACGCCCAGGGGTCCACCAAGTTTGGTGACCTGAAGACCAGACCAACCGGTGTCAGTCTCGCCGGCGCGGAGGTTGAAGTCCTcgagggtgatgttggcaaTGGTTTCCGTGGCACTGGGAAAATAGACAAGATCCAGAAG CTTTTGTGTCCTTTGCCCCAAGTACATGCGATTATGTGCATTGGACTCAACTATCAGAAGCACGCCACTGAAGCCAAT CTACGAGTTGCCCCGTATCCTGTTCTCTTCACCAAACCAGCCGATGCTCTTGCTGGGCCTAATGAGGACATACCAGTCCACCCTGACGCTCAAAGCATGCTCGACTACGAGGGTGAGTTGACAGTGGTCGTCGGCAAAGACGCAAAGAATGTTCCCGAGCCAGACGCCCTGAAATACGTGCTTGGATACACGGTTGGCAACGACATCTCAGCGCGCTACTTCCAGCTGCCAGAGACATCAGGTGGCCAGTTTTGTTATGCCAAATCCTTCGACAAGTTCTGCCCCATTGGGCCTTGTATCGTGTCCCCTGGCTTGATTCCAGACCCGCAAAAGCTCCAGCTAGTCACCAAGGTCAATGGGCAGGTGAGGCAGCAGACCGAGACGTCGGACATGATTTTTTCGGTGGCCAAGATTATCTCTCACCTCAGCCGTGGAAGGACACTGCGGAGGGGAACGGTTATCCAAACCGGGACCCCGAGCGGAGTAGGTCTTTTCATGGAACCCAAGGGGTTCTTGAAGAATGGGGACGTGGTTGAGGTGTCaattgatgggttggggtcgATTAGCAACAAGATGGTGTTTGAGTGA
- a CDS encoding hypothetical protein (COG:L; EggNog:ENOG503P1JP), with product MPSSLRDQHYPRTMAEPQAHPNPQQETGPSLPDASAAKLACYACKRRKVKCDRQLPVCSLCQKLSGQCEYPTHAEKPGPKTGGPLQGNKRRRLDQASVSSSVSHGPSLNATGHRHTTSFDLARRSSIAVSSPTYGTSHDDSRTRADDDLRSRREVTSPLSTGESSVRIQPTSAPIFSRIMYPSHEAQTRPQSPSTVDASPGHQDNAIPITIQTVCDALRISRATYDVLMESYFTNMTSFTLFRPGSIEPKFAMMQFHSDAEALIAAMFSFSTRHCQDLEDCPSPTYFAKIAYSKLDESVDSYGDNPPPFWLLQAGVLVTFYQLTMSVRSRSWKKLGDCIRYSYDLHLHMVDANHDPVKDKNPVNIQRWSLMEERRRAWWAVWEMDVFASTIRRLPTAIDPEMNLTMLPVPDSCWFNDVYQESCFLAQDCSLRWKQLAQSGNQSAKAWFIVMNSLMRNTQRIVYPVGSALQSMNESHAETNQDELNIMANTLYCTVTSFPTSLVYQGETLDFRPKASAQSSPDGINPRQEHADKYSLHLMTQLCRFMIYHHKICARTPWLAHQKGFNDGGQGEGNNDPRDAQQANSEWSNYINASDEIVTVVRNSSRDHYKFVNPFLVNTLWFGAAAQCACKVFGPASFNKRLTISNLDLLKLTIDRYISFWGGMENLKGKLARIETALQSLMAGHGRPNEHPQDRRQQQQPLSHIQGSNGASINDLATVAMQRLPGVTGDAAVSSSPLLVNIPGIGPPQPPPNPWSTFGPTDVCGDFIHPGNFTTGLTPGGPNFYGHGDPMDFSPFGLEELLMASMMMDT from the exons ATGCCGTCTTCACTTCGCGACCAACATTACCCCCGAACCATGGCGGAACCTCAGGCACACCCAAATCCACAGCAAGAGACAGGACCATCGCTGCCCGACGCGTCTGCGGCCAAACTCGCGTGCTACGCTTgcaagaggagaaaggtGAAATG TGACCGTCAACTACCTGTCTGCTCGCTCTGCCAAAAGCTCAGTGGACAATGTGAATATCCAACTCACGCCGAGAAGCCCGGTCCAAAGACTGGTG GCCCTCTTCAAGGCAACAAGCGTCGAAGACTTGATCAAGCGTCTGTGTCCAGCAGTGTCAGTCATGGCCCATCCCTGAATGCCACTGGACATCGGCATACCACATCATTCGATCTTGCTCGGCGCAGTTCCATTGCAGTATCATCTCCGACTTATGGCACAAGTCACGATGATTCCCGTACTCGAGCAGACGATGACCTCCGTTCCCGGCGAGAGGTGACCTCGCCTCTCTCAACTGGTGAATCGTCAGTAAGAATTCAGCCAACAAGTGCCCCCATCTTCTCTCGGATCATGTACCCGTCTCATGAAGCACAGACACGCCCACAATCTCCTTCCACAGTGGACGCTTCACCTGGCCATCAAGACAATGCcattcccatcaccatccagaCGGTTTGTGATGCTCTTCGGATATCAAGAGCAACATACGATGTGTTGATGGAGTCCTACTTCACCAACATGACATCATTCACCCTGTTCCGGCCAGGGAGTATTGAACCCAAGTTCGCCATGATGCAGTTTCACTCGGACGCCGAAGCGCTGATAGCTGCCAtgttctccttctccaccagaCATTGCCAAGATCTTGAGGACTGCCCAAGTCCGACCTACTTTGCAAAGATTGCCTACTCGAAGCTGGACGAATCAGTCGATAGTTATGGCGACAATCCCCCGCCATTCTGGCTTCTACAAGCAGGTGTTCTTGTCACCTTTTACCAACTCACCATGAGCGTCCGCTCTCGGTCGTGGAAGAAGCTTGGTGACTGCATCAGATATTCGTACGACTTGCACCTGCACATGGTTGATGCAAACCATGACCCAGTCAAAGACAAGAACCCGGTCAACATCCAACGCTGGTCGTTGATGGAAGAACGGAGAAGAGCTTGGTGGGCTGTCTGGGAAATGGACGTCTTTGCCAGCACTATTCGACGACTGCCGACGGCCATAGACCCTGAGATGAACCTCACCATGCTCCCAGTGCCAGACAGTTGTTGGTTCAATGACGTATACCAGGAAAGCTGCTTTCTTGCTCAGGACTGCAGTCTCAGGTGGAAGCAACTTGCCCAGTCAGGCAACCAGAGCGCCAAGGCCTGGTTCATAGTGATGAACTCTTTGATGCGCAACACACAGCGCATCGTGTATCCAGTGGGATCGGCTCTGCAGTCGATGAACGAAAGCCACGCGGAAACCAACCAAGACGAACTCAACAtcatggccaacaccctctaCTGCACCGTCACTTCTTTTCCGACCAGTCTCGTCTACCAGGGGGAGACTCTTGACTTTCGACCAAAAGCTTCGGCTCAAAGCAGTCCCGATGGAATCAACCCAAGACAGGAACATGCCGACAAGTATTCCCTCCACCTGATGACGCAGCTCTGTCGGTTCATGATCTATCATCACAAGATCTGTGCTCGAACACCATGGCTAGCCCACCAAAAGGGTTTCAACGATGGCGGGCAGGGAGAAGGAAACAACGACCCACGAGACGCTCAGCAAGCCAACTCTGAGTGGTCCAACTACATCAACGCCTCGGATGAGATCGTCACCGTGGTCCGCAACAGCTCTCGGGACCACTACAAATTCGTCAACCCTTTCCTCGTCAACACTCTCTGGTTTGGAGCCGCGGCACAATGTGCCTGCAAAGTCTTTGGGCCCGCATCGTTCAACAAACGGCTCACGATCTCCAACCTTGACCTTTTGAAACTTACCATTGACCGTTACATTTCATTCTGGGGGGGCATGGAGAACCTCAAGGGGAAATTGGCTCGGATTGAGACAGCCCTGCAGAGTCTGATGGCTGGGCATGGGAGACCGAACGAGCATCCGCAGGATaggcgccaacaacaacaaccactgTCACACATCCAAGGGAGCAATGGTGCCAGTATTAATGACCTGGCTACGGTGGCCATGCAAAGACTTCCTGGTGTTACTGGTGATGCTGCCGTGTCATCATCGCCACTCCTCGTCAACATACCCGGTATTGGtcccccacaaccaccaccaaacccatGGTCAACATTTGGACCGACGGACGTCTGCGGTGACTTTATCCATCCGGGGAATTTCACAACAGGGTTGACTCCAGGCGGCCCCAACTTTTACGGTCACGGGGACCCGATGGACTTTTCGCCgtttgggctggaggagctgctgatggcgagcatgatgatggatACGTAG
- a CDS encoding hypothetical protein (EggNog:ENOG503PC2I; COG:C; COG:H) — protein sequence MSPPASTKVDLLIVGAGPAGLALANWFRGANIKVLIVDKKPGPTPRGQAEGLKSTTNEIFDSYGIGPQVTAESWRLEEIACWGTRKDGGEGIVREQVIPDKVAELGKPRETMLQQSRVEHHMLHNILSHDNIEIRYSTAPISVDVDTSCVHETDTFPVSVSLEKVTTNTNTTNGDTTNGTNCHATNGHHINGQNGHQPDEHDAPSDKISAKYIVGCDGARSWLRKQLDVSLEGDLTDSVFGVVDMVPKSNFPDIRRVCYLRAASGTILLVPRSNKEVRMYIPVESGTALPDPKDLTFDRVMDAARKIIAPYTMEVGSVSWWSAYRVRQRVGNHFSRLNERAFLVGDAVHTHSPKAGQGMNTSIQDAYNLGWKLRLTLKGKVRSSGARQDLLRTYESERRPVALDLIAFDKGFLKLFAAPSAQFDTEILQALKFTTGLSIRYPPSCAVQLPKGIEQLGPSLLKADLVPGKRLPDFRVVYQADGVPTWMHKRLSATGQFRVMIFAGDISDSTTSKRLHEVGKYLGESKSLKHVVMPQSEQEPLVEVLVVHCAERDLVDFLALPEVYRPWSDESGYDFWRVFADVESVHDGHGRAYERLEIDRQVGCTVVVRPDGYIGAVLEVDDVECVERYFEGMNV from the exons ATGTCtcctcccgcctccaccaaagTCGACCTGCTCATCGTCGGCGCTGGGCCTGCAGG TTTGGCATTGGCAAACTGGTTCCGTGGCGCCAACATCAAGGTGCTTATTGTCGACAAGAAGCCAGGCCCAACACCTCGTGGGCAAGCAGAGGGTCTCAAGAGTACGACCAACGAGATCTTTGACTCTTACGGTATTGGACCTCAAGTCACGGCCGAATCATGGAGGCTCGAGGAAATTGCCTGTTGGGGCACACGAAAAGATGGAGGTGAAGGCATTGTCAGAGAACAAGTCATTCCGGACAAGGTCGCCGAACTTGGCAAGCCTCGGGAGACGATGCTCCAGCAGT CACGAGTTGAGCACCACATGCTTCACAATATTCTCTCTCATGATAATATTGAGATTCGGTACAGCACGGCTCCAATCTCTGTTGACGTTGACACATCTTGTGTCCATGAAACAGATACATTTCCCGTGTCTGTCTCCCTAGAAAAGGTTACTACCAACACAAATACTACTAATGGGGACACTACTAAC GGGACTAACTGCCATGCCACAAATGGGCACCATATCAACGGGCAGAACGGACATCAACCAGATGAACATGATGCTCCCTCGGATAAGATCTCGGCCAAGTACATCGTCGGCTGTGATGGTGCCCGCAGCTGGCTCCGCAAGCAGCTCGACGTCTCTTTGGAAGGAGATCTGACAGACTCGGTCTTTGGTGTGGTCGATATGGTCCCCAAGTCCAACTTCCCAGATATTCGAAGGGTCTGCTATCTACGCGCCGCATCTGGCACCATCCTCCTGGTACCTCGCAGCAACAAGGAGGTTAGGATGTACATCCCCGTGGAGAGCGGCACAGCCCTCCCTGACCCCAAGGACCTGACTTTCGACCGTGTCATGGATGCGGCTCGCAAGATCATTGCTCCTTATACAATGGAAGTTGGTTCTGTCTCGTGGTGGTCAGCATACCGGGTGCGTCAGCGGGTGGGCAATCACTTCTCTCGGCTTAATGAGCGGGCTTTCctggttggtgatgctgttcACACGCACTCGCCCAAGGCGGGTCAGGGCATGAACACGTCGATTCAAGACGCGTACAACCTTGGTTGGAAGCTTAGACTTACTCTCAAAGGAAAAGTCCGTTCCTCTGGCGCACGGCAGGACCTTCTCAGGACGTATGAGTCTGAGCGACGTCCAGTGGCACTGGACCTCATTGCGTTCGACAAGGGCTTCCTAAAACTGTTTGCAGCTCCGTCTGCACAGTTTGATACTGAAATACTACAGGCCTTGAAGTTCACGACTGGGTTGTCGATTCGTTACCCACCTTCTTGTGCTGTGCAGTTGCCCAAGGGTATCGAGCAGCTGGGACCCAGCCTCCTCAAGGCAGACCTGGTGCCGGGAAAGAGGCTTCCCGACTTCAGAGTGGTATATCAAGCTGATGGGGTGCCAACTTGGATGCACAAGAGATTGAGTGCCACGGGGCAGTTCAGGGTCATGATTTTCGCTGGCGACATCTCGGACTCTACTACGTCCAAGAGATTACATGAAGTGGGCAAGTATTTGGGCGAGAGCAAGTCTCTGAAGCATGTCGTGATGCCTCAGTCGGAACAAGAGCCATTGGTGGAAGTCTTGGTTGTACATTGTGCTGAGCGGGATCTGGTGGATTTTTTGGCACTGCCGGAAGTGTACCGCCCTTGGAGCGACGAGAGCGGGTATGATTTTTGGAGGGTGTTCGCTGATGTGGAGAGCGTGCATGATGGTCATGGCAGAGCATATGAGAGGCTTGAGATTGACCGACAGGTTGGCTgtacggtggtggtgaggcctGATGGATATATTGGTGCCgttttggaggttgatgatgtggaGTGCGTGGAGAGATATTTTGAGGGGATGAATGTATGA
- a CDS encoding hypothetical protein (COG:S; EggNog:ENOG503P51G) → MATSVTSTMTRPLDKHILRHSHDLPLPKGPDVLDIRSSQESLLHNLDSKILEGLSQPQGSKSFPSLLLWGEKGQVLYDDVLEAPEYYPYRIEDELLQQRVDDIARTVASTGTDMLIELGAGNMTKTAQFLSAIDNYISYPLVYYALDVDQALLERSIVALKRRVTFRHIEVRALFGTYDDGANWLASPEIAAYRRTLMFLGSSIGNDEQDAAVRFLSSFTQAPETGVPQNVAGFLLAVDGCQDAAKIEAAYDVPGGYSRRWVKQALEYARELLGEGIDRVEVDRIFDDNNWKFEGRWLPERQRYQTYLTTTCSLTATIRGQTITLEEGERLPIISSGKWTRETVDGVSLKAGLSIEKSWKNPEFDYHIYWLQPSLKRVDSGIVIIDELEAEGRDQVHHPNE, encoded by the exons atGGCCACTTCAGTCACATCCACCATGACCCGTCCCCTGGACAAACACATTCTAAGACACTCGCACGACCTTCCACTTCCCAAAGGCCCCGACGTTCTCGATATTCGCTCCTCTCAGGAATCACTGCTACATAACTTGGACTCCAAGATTCTTGAAGGCCTCAGCCAACCACAAGGGTCCAAGTCCTTTCCTTCCCTGCTTTTGTGGGGAGAGAAGGGTCAAGTCTTGTACGACGATGTTCTGGAAGCTCCGGAGTATTACCCATACCGAATAGAAGATGAACTTTTGCAGCAACGGGTCGACGACATTGCCAGAACAGTGGCTTCCACAGGTACCGACATGCTCATCGAGCTGGGAGCAGGCAACATGACCAAGACAGCTCAATTTCTATCAGCTATCGACAATTACATCAGCTATCCACTCGTTTACTACGCCCTCGACGTAGACCAGGCCTTGTTGGAACGGTCTATTGTTGCCTTGAAAAGGCGTGTCACGTTTCGGCATATCGAAGTCCGCGCTCTCTTCGGAACTTATGACGACGGAGCAAACTGGCTCGCCAGTCCCGAGATTGCCGCCTATCGGAGGACACTCATGTTTctcggcagcagcatcgGGAATGACGAGCAGGATGCTGCTGTGAGGTTCCTGAGCTCATTTACCCAAGCTCCTGAGACAGGTGTTCCCCAGAATGTGGCGGGCTTTCTACTGGCGGTTGATGGATGCCAAGATGCGGCGAAAATTGAGGCTGCTTACGATGTGCCAGGCGGGTATTCCCGCCGGTGGGTGAAACAAGCGCTGGAGTATGCACGGGAGCTATTGGGTGAGGGCATCGATagggttgaggttgaccGTATTTTTGATGACAACAATTGGAAGTTTGAGGGAAGATGGTTACCTGAGCGTCAACGATACCAGACATATCTCACCACGACGTGCTCTCTCACGGCAACAATTAGGGGACAAACCATCAccttggaggaaggggagagatTACCAATCATCAGCAGTGGCAAGTGGACAAGGGAGACGGTGGACGGGGTATCTCTGAAGGCCGGTCTCAGCATCGAGAAGTCTTGGAAGAATCCTGAGTTTGATTACC ACATTTATTGGCTGCAGCCAAGCCTCAAGAGGGTGGACAGTGGCATTGTCATTATTGATGAGCTCGAAGCGGAGGGACGTGATCAGGTGCATCACCCCAACGAGTGA